From Longimicrobium sp., a single genomic window includes:
- a CDS encoding methyltransferase domain-containing protein, with protein MPSPAPDAFHLPPDRESGPSMLDLVRLSREVVFPPGGQALYRRIGTLVEMHEGMEVLDCACGRGVTTSFLAQQYDVGCVGVDPDPALVREAQRRARDEGLDARVTFETAQLDDLPYRDGIFDVAIGELGLASSADPARAVGELARVTKPFGCVVLVQLIWTGNVDPARREVLVAHLGARPMILVEWKQLLRDAGVVELTVEDWSDAPSPFRPAAGGPFPDFAEMFTFREKVGILRRALKRWGWRGVRGALVREREIHRLLTRERVLGLTMIKGTRWSQET; from the coding sequence ATGCCCTCGCCCGCCCCGGACGCGTTCCACCTGCCGCCCGACCGCGAGTCCGGCCCGTCGATGCTGGACCTGGTGCGGCTGAGCCGCGAGGTCGTGTTTCCGCCCGGCGGCCAGGCGCTGTACCGCCGCATCGGCACGCTGGTGGAGATGCACGAGGGGATGGAGGTGCTGGACTGCGCCTGCGGCCGCGGCGTGACCACGTCGTTCCTGGCGCAGCAGTACGACGTGGGATGCGTCGGAGTCGATCCCGACCCCGCGCTGGTGCGCGAGGCGCAGCGCCGCGCGCGCGACGAGGGGCTGGACGCGCGGGTGACGTTCGAGACCGCGCAGCTCGACGACCTGCCCTACCGCGACGGGATCTTCGACGTGGCCATCGGCGAGCTGGGGCTGGCGTCGTCGGCCGACCCGGCGCGCGCGGTGGGCGAGCTGGCGCGCGTGACCAAGCCGTTCGGGTGCGTGGTGCTGGTGCAGCTGATCTGGACCGGCAACGTCGACCCGGCGCGCCGCGAGGTGCTGGTGGCGCACCTCGGCGCGCGGCCGATGATCCTGGTGGAGTGGAAGCAGCTCCTGCGCGACGCCGGCGTGGTGGAGCTGACGGTGGAGGACTGGTCCGACGCGCCGTCGCCCTTCCGCCCGGCGGCGGGCGGGCCGTTCCCCGACTTCGCGGAGATGTTCACCTTCCGCGAGAAGGTCGGCATCCTGCGGCGGGCGCTGAAGCGGTGGGGATGGCGGGGCGTGCGCGGCGCGCTGGTGCGCGAGCGCGAGATCCACCGCCTCCTCACCCGCGAGCGCGTCCTGGGCCTGACGATGATCAAGGGCACCCGCTGGTCGCAGGAGACGTAG
- the aroB gene encoding 3-dehydroquinate synthase, translated as MSIKQRIAVQLPEKGARGYEILVGGGLFASIASILSKFCPAHRYAVVTDDRVAELYAVRLSRMLHSAGYRADVFAFQNGEERKTRETWALVTDAMLEAGIGRDAALIAFGGGVPGDLGGFVAATYMRGLPLVQVPTTLLAMIDSSVGGKTGVDTPAGKNLVGAFHQPQVVVADPELLATLPDAHVRAGLAEAVKHGAIADPEYLDWIESAAAELLAGDSEALCRLIVRSVEIKAEIVKRDETEKGPRKLLNFGHTIGHAIEALSGYALLHGEAIAIGMVEEARIGERCGITATGTAARLRKVLSRLGLPTSLPLEMNVDEVIDGTRTDKKAREGRVQYSLIEAVGSPAVGRDGRYGSPVADETVQEVLAGVGNRT; from the coding sequence ATGAGCATCAAGCAGCGCATCGCCGTTCAGCTTCCCGAGAAGGGCGCCCGGGGATACGAGATCCTGGTGGGCGGGGGTCTCTTCGCCTCCATCGCCAGCATCCTCTCCAAGTTCTGCCCCGCGCACCGCTACGCCGTGGTCACCGACGACCGCGTGGCCGAGCTGTACGCGGTGCGCCTGTCGCGGATGCTGCACTCCGCCGGCTACCGGGCCGACGTGTTCGCCTTCCAGAACGGCGAGGAGCGGAAGACGCGCGAGACCTGGGCGCTGGTCACCGACGCCATGCTCGAGGCCGGCATCGGCCGCGACGCCGCGCTGATCGCGTTCGGCGGCGGCGTTCCCGGCGACCTGGGCGGCTTCGTCGCGGCGACGTACATGCGCGGCCTCCCGCTCGTGCAGGTGCCCACCACGCTGCTGGCGATGATCGACTCGTCGGTCGGCGGGAAGACGGGGGTCGACACGCCCGCGGGGAAGAACCTGGTGGGCGCCTTCCACCAGCCGCAGGTGGTCGTGGCCGACCCCGAGCTGCTGGCGACGCTGCCGGACGCGCACGTGCGCGCGGGGCTGGCCGAGGCGGTCAAGCACGGCGCCATCGCCGACCCCGAGTACCTGGACTGGATCGAGTCCGCCGCCGCCGAGCTGCTGGCGGGCGACAGCGAGGCGCTCTGCCGGCTGATCGTGCGCTCGGTGGAGATCAAGGCCGAGATCGTCAAGCGCGACGAGACGGAGAAGGGCCCGCGCAAGCTGCTGAACTTCGGCCACACCATCGGCCACGCCATCGAGGCGCTGAGCGGCTACGCGCTCCTGCACGGCGAGGCCATCGCCATCGGGATGGTGGAGGAGGCGCGGATCGGCGAGCGCTGCGGCATCACCGCCACGGGAACGGCGGCGCGGCTGCGCAAGGTGCTGTCGCGCCTCGGTTTGCCGACGTCGCTGCCGCTGGAGATGAACGTCGACGAGGTGATCGACGGCACGCGCACCGACAAGAAGGCGCGCGAGGGGCGCGTGCAGTACTCGCTGATCGAGGCGGTCGGCTCGCCCGCGGTGGGCCGCGACGGGCGCTACGGCTCGCCCGTGGCCGACGAGACGGTGCAGGAGGTCCTCGCCGGCGTCGGCAACCGCACGTAG
- a CDS encoding YbdK family carboxylate-amine ligase, translating to MTISPRDFTIGVEEEYQLLDARTGDLRSRARWVIAGDWTGEVKPEMQQHTIEVETRVCEGTHCVRDDLARLRFQAAAVAAAEGLRIAAAGTHPTAPDAGHDFTDAEVYAAIRDEYRELAETQTIFGMHVHVGVPAHLDRVRVANAARFHLPLLLALSASSPFHAGRDTGYSSFRTLLWRRWPRTGAPPRFDGAGELDLLLRWLTETKCVDAPGRIYWDLRPHHRYPTLEFRAADVTPRLEDAVAIAALARAVVAGIAAGAIGEPALPGSVAQPLLGENAWRAARDGTEAEFVDVFSREPRTVSARDAVLGLAERLRPLARELGDAESLDALEEVFERGCAAARMRRAAAELGGDLRRLALWAADETVLGLGMDRRGEQRLEETTV from the coding sequence ATGACAATCTCGCCGCGGGACTTCACCATCGGCGTGGAGGAGGAGTACCAGCTCCTCGACGCGCGCACGGGCGACCTCCGCAGCCGCGCCCGCTGGGTCATCGCCGGAGACTGGACCGGCGAGGTGAAGCCCGAGATGCAGCAGCACACCATCGAGGTCGAGACCCGGGTGTGCGAGGGTACGCACTGCGTTCGCGACGACCTGGCGCGGCTGCGCTTCCAGGCCGCCGCCGTGGCCGCGGCCGAGGGGCTGCGCATCGCCGCGGCGGGAACGCACCCGACGGCGCCCGACGCGGGGCACGACTTCACCGACGCCGAGGTCTACGCCGCCATCCGCGACGAGTACCGCGAGCTGGCCGAGACGCAGACCATCTTCGGGATGCACGTGCACGTGGGCGTGCCGGCGCACCTCGACCGGGTGCGGGTGGCCAACGCGGCGCGGTTCCATCTCCCGCTCCTGCTGGCGCTGTCGGCCAGCTCGCCCTTCCACGCGGGGCGCGACACGGGATACTCGTCGTTCCGCACCCTGCTCTGGCGCCGCTGGCCGCGCACCGGCGCGCCGCCGCGCTTCGACGGCGCGGGCGAGCTGGACCTGCTGCTGCGGTGGCTGACGGAGACGAAGTGCGTGGACGCGCCGGGGCGCATCTACTGGGACCTGCGGCCGCACCACCGCTACCCGACGCTGGAGTTCCGCGCGGCCGACGTCACGCCGCGGCTGGAGGATGCCGTGGCCATCGCGGCGCTGGCGCGGGCGGTGGTGGCGGGGATCGCCGCGGGGGCGATCGGCGAGCCCGCGCTCCCCGGCTCGGTGGCGCAGCCGCTGCTGGGCGAGAACGCGTGGCGGGCCGCGCGCGACGGGACCGAGGCGGAATTCGTCGACGTCTTCAGCCGCGAGCCGCGTACGGTCTCCGCGCGCGACGCGGTGCTGGGGCTGGCGGAGCGGCTCCGTCCGCTTGCGCGCGAGCTGGGCGACGCCGAGTCGCTCGACGCGCTGGAGGAAGTGTTCGAGCGGGGATGCGCGGCGGCGCGGATGCGGCGCGCCGCGGCGGAGCTGGGGGGCGACCTGCGGCGGCTGGCGCTGTGGGCGGCGGACGAGACCGTGCTGGGGCTGGGGATGGACCGGCGCGGCGAGCAGCGGCTGGAAGAGACCACGGTATGA
- the folK gene encoding 2-amino-4-hydroxy-6-hydroxymethyldihydropteridine diphosphokinase codes for MPNGKHPPVEVLLGLGANLGDPRGQLARAVEALGAFVGEVRASSVYRTEPVGHRDQPDFLNLVVRGVTALAPEELLDRILGVEREMGRERTFRNAPRVIDIDLLSYGDEVRDDPRLTLPHPGIPHRGFVLHPLAEVAPEWVHPVLGMTARELLSAAPPLERVERDEEGAGRRRG; via the coding sequence ATGCCGAACGGCAAACATCCGCCCGTCGAGGTGCTGCTCGGCCTGGGCGCCAACCTCGGCGACCCGCGCGGGCAGCTGGCGCGCGCGGTCGAGGCGCTCGGCGCGTTCGTCGGCGAGGTGCGCGCGTCGTCGGTCTACCGCACCGAGCCGGTGGGCCACCGCGACCAGCCCGACTTCCTCAACCTGGTGGTGCGCGGCGTCACCGCGCTGGCGCCGGAGGAGCTGCTGGACCGCATCCTCGGCGTGGAGCGGGAGATGGGGCGCGAGCGCACCTTCCGCAACGCGCCGCGGGTGATCGACATCGACCTGCTGTCCTATGGAGACGAGGTGAGGGACGATCCGCGGCTCACGCTGCCGCATCCCGGCATCCCGCACCGCGGCTTCGTCCTCCATCCCCTCGCGGAAGTCGCGCCGGAGTGGGTCCACCCGGTGCTCGGGATGACGGCGCGGGAGTTGCTTTCGGCGGCGCCGCCGCTGGAGCGCGTCGAGCGTGACGAAGAGGGCGCGGGCCGGCGGCGAGGTTGA
- a CDS encoding cation diffusion facilitator family transporter — protein sequence MSDQPQLTRFAWLSIAAAVVTIALKFGAFVVTGSVGLLSDALESLVNLAAAVMALAMLTLAARPPDEEHAYGHGKAEYFASSFEGALIMVAAASIAYSSAVRLMHPQPVREPAVGVAVALLALVVNLVVAMMLLRAGRRYRSIALEADAHHLLADVWTTVAVVIGVAAVAVTGWNWLDPVMAIVVALNIVRIGIGLMRRSALGLLDTAIPGRDRAIVLEILERFAAEGVQYHALRTRQAGMRRFVSVHVLVPGAWTVQRGHELLERIEEEIRAAIPQSTVFTHLEPIEDPVSFEDQQIERRRAEGGGIGPSAPGLPGSPGPLGSPSPPPGPPGE from the coding sequence TTGAGCGACCAGCCCCAGCTCACCCGCTTCGCCTGGCTGTCGATCGCCGCCGCGGTGGTGACCATCGCGCTGAAGTTCGGCGCGTTCGTGGTTACCGGCTCGGTGGGGCTGCTGTCGGACGCGCTGGAGAGCCTGGTGAACCTGGCCGCGGCCGTCATGGCGCTGGCGATGCTGACCCTGGCCGCGCGCCCGCCCGACGAGGAGCACGCCTACGGGCACGGCAAGGCGGAGTACTTCGCCAGCAGCTTCGAGGGCGCGCTGATCATGGTGGCCGCGGCCAGCATCGCCTACTCGTCGGCGGTGCGGCTGATGCACCCGCAGCCGGTGCGCGAGCCGGCCGTCGGCGTGGCCGTGGCGCTCCTCGCGCTGGTGGTGAACCTGGTGGTGGCGATGATGCTGCTGCGCGCGGGGCGGAGATACCGCTCCATCGCGCTGGAGGCCGACGCGCACCACCTGCTGGCCGACGTGTGGACCACGGTGGCGGTGGTGATCGGCGTGGCCGCCGTGGCGGTGACGGGGTGGAACTGGCTGGACCCGGTGATGGCCATCGTGGTGGCGCTCAACATCGTGCGCATCGGGATCGGGCTGATGCGGCGCTCGGCGCTGGGGCTGCTCGACACCGCCATCCCCGGGCGCGACCGCGCGATCGTGCTGGAGATCCTGGAGCGCTTCGCCGCCGAGGGCGTGCAGTACCACGCGCTGCGCACGCGCCAGGCGGGGATGCGGCGCTTCGTCTCGGTGCACGTGCTGGTGCCCGGCGCGTGGACGGTGCAGCGCGGCCACGAGCTGCTGGAGCGGATCGAGGAGGAGATCCGCGCCGCCATCCCCCAATCGACCGTGTTCACCCACCTGGAGCCGATCGAGGACCCCGTCTCGTTCGAGGACCAGCAGATCGAGCGGCGGCGGGCGGAGGGTGGGGGGATCGGGCCGTCCGCGCCGGGATTGCCGGGCTCGCCGGGGCCGCTGGGCTCGCCAAGTCCGCCGCCGGGTCCGCCGGGCGAATGA
- a CDS encoding ATP-binding protein — protein sequence MSWPQNETKHPRRAARLRLGRVLLRMPVFYKVLLANAAVVVLVATASAAAAHRLLSGAPQLASVALFLLIGSVCASLTLPLYAAVLRLALGPLDALEHAAEKVAGGRMDARAPLPRMADPRLERVIRVFNRLLDGLAADRQRLREVAARAFRAQESERVRMAHELEGETAQTLSALLLRLRIARRATDAASRDKLLDALRDDIVGLTDRIRDFAGMLHSPTLAEVGLLAALEGYCRRLSAHSGVEITVHGGDADGLLAADGELALYRVVQEALSNVLRHAGAAKAKVEVAAEKGVVVATVRDDGRGFEVEATEAREPCLGFFGMRERAMYVGGTVEFDSAPGVGTRVTVRIPAAGDAAPLAARPALATMPATAA from the coding sequence ATGAGCTGGCCGCAGAACGAGACGAAGCATCCCCGCCGCGCCGCGCGGCTCCGGCTGGGCCGGGTGCTGCTGCGGATGCCGGTGTTCTACAAGGTGCTGCTGGCCAACGCCGCCGTGGTGGTGCTGGTGGCCACCGCCAGCGCCGCGGCCGCGCACCGCCTGCTCAGCGGCGCGCCCCAGCTGGCGTCGGTCGCGCTCTTCCTGCTGATCGGCTCGGTGTGCGCCTCGCTCACGCTGCCTCTGTACGCCGCGGTGCTGCGCCTGGCGCTGGGCCCGCTCGACGCGCTGGAGCACGCGGCCGAGAAGGTGGCCGGCGGCCGCATGGACGCGCGCGCGCCGCTCCCCCGCATGGCCGATCCGCGGCTGGAGCGGGTGATCCGCGTGTTCAACCGCCTGCTCGACGGCCTGGCCGCCGACCGCCAGCGCCTGCGCGAGGTGGCCGCCCGCGCCTTCCGCGCGCAGGAGAGCGAGCGCGTCCGCATGGCGCACGAGCTCGAGGGCGAGACCGCGCAGACGCTCTCCGCGCTCCTGCTGCGGCTCCGCATCGCCCGCCGCGCCACGGACGCGGCGTCGCGCGACAAGCTGCTGGATGCGCTGCGCGACGACATCGTGGGCCTCACCGACCGCATCCGCGACTTCGCGGGGATGCTGCACTCGCCCACGCTGGCCGAGGTCGGCCTCCTCGCCGCGCTGGAGGGGTACTGCCGCCGTCTCTCCGCGCACTCGGGGGTGGAGATCACCGTGCACGGCGGCGACGCCGACGGGCTGCTGGCGGCCGACGGCGAGCTGGCGCTGTACCGCGTCGTGCAGGAGGCGCTCTCCAACGTCCTCCGCCACGCCGGCGCCGCGAAGGCCAAGGTGGAGGTGGCGGCGGAGAAGGGAGTCGTGGTGGCCACCGTCCGCGACGACGGCCGCGGCTTCGAGGTGGAGGCGACGGAGGCGCGCGAGCCCTGCTTGGGCTTCTTCGGGATGCGCGAGCGCGCGATGTACGTGGGCGGCACGGTGGAGTTCGACAGCGCGCCCGGCGTGGGGACGCGGGTGACAGTCCGCATCCCCGCCGCGGGAGACGCGGCGCCGCTCGCCGCCCGCCCCGCGCTGGCGACCATGCCGGCCACCGCGGCGTGA
- a CDS encoding DUF4149 domain-containing protein, whose translation MRNLYLLNVTIHVLAAMLWLGGMFFLAVVGAPVLRSIDPPELRARLFGRIGRQFRAVGWIAIAMLVATGIGNLAFAGALRGDAILHAEMWSTPYGHALAWKLASVLAMVGVSAMHDFWLGPRAGRLAAGSPDALRARRWASWLARINALLGIAIVAAAVRLARGG comes from the coding sequence ATGCGGAATCTTTATCTCCTCAACGTGACGATCCACGTGCTGGCGGCGATGCTGTGGCTCGGGGGGATGTTCTTCCTGGCCGTGGTCGGCGCGCCGGTGCTCCGCTCGATCGACCCGCCGGAGCTGCGCGCGCGGCTGTTCGGGCGCATCGGGCGGCAGTTCCGCGCGGTGGGATGGATCGCCATCGCGATGCTGGTGGCCACGGGGATCGGCAACCTGGCGTTCGCGGGCGCCCTGCGCGGCGACGCGATCCTGCACGCGGAGATGTGGAGCACGCCGTACGGCCACGCCCTCGCGTGGAAGCTCGCGTCCGTGCTGGCGATGGTCGGGGTGAGCGCGATGCACGATTTCTGGCTGGGGCCGCGGGCCGGCCGCCTGGCCGCGGGATCGCCCGACGCCCTGCGCGCGCGGAGATGGGCGTCGTGGCTGGCGCGGATCAACGCGCTGCTCGGCATCGCCATCGTGGCCGCGGCGGTGCGCCTGGCGCGCGGGGGGTGA
- a CDS encoding S8 family serine peptidase → MKRYGMFSAVLAVVLAAGACSNDATAPLAPRAPSLDAAADAGQYLVLFKGNKVPAEFASQVQALGGTVVFAHSGVGLATVSGIDAAGAAQIGALGAVQQVAADAAFTIDQPQAAAEADAGEIAADVANSQTNPTTAARYSWQWNMRLIHANNAWAAGKLGSASITVAILDSGLDYDINDLNGLVDLSRSTSLVASDNALRATYFPTRNPVTDFNGHGTNVATQVSSKAFALAGVTSRTTLIGVKVLSRTGGGTVGTTLNGVLWAADHGANVANMSLGGGFAKAGNGQLVSIINRVFNYANRQGMLIVVSASNDAADLDHDGNLMVTYCNTPHVICVSAVGPETATANGDHFSYYSNFGRSAITVAAPGGNADAAHAFAASAWPWGTDIASWVWSYCPKNRIAGLTPAGVPILTTCAAGNRLSGFIGTSQASPHVAGLAALLMAETGNTNPAYIKNRLVSSALDLGEPGTDPFYGHGRIDVASALGL, encoded by the coding sequence ATGAAGCGGTACGGAATGTTCTCGGCGGTGCTCGCGGTCGTCCTGGCGGCGGGCGCCTGCTCCAACGACGCCACCGCCCCCCTGGCGCCGCGCGCGCCGTCGCTCGACGCCGCGGCCGATGCCGGGCAGTACCTGGTGCTCTTCAAGGGCAACAAGGTCCCCGCCGAGTTCGCCTCGCAGGTGCAGGCGCTGGGCGGCACGGTCGTCTTCGCGCACTCCGGGGTGGGGCTGGCCACCGTGTCGGGGATCGACGCCGCCGGCGCGGCGCAGATCGGCGCGCTGGGCGCGGTGCAGCAGGTGGCGGCCGACGCCGCGTTCACCATCGACCAGCCGCAGGCCGCGGCCGAAGCCGACGCCGGCGAGATCGCCGCCGACGTGGCCAACAGCCAGACGAACCCCACCACGGCCGCGCGCTACTCGTGGCAGTGGAACATGCGGCTGATCCACGCCAACAACGCGTGGGCCGCCGGCAAGCTGGGCTCGGCCTCGATCACGGTGGCCATCCTCGACAGCGGGCTGGACTACGACATCAACGACCTGAACGGCCTGGTCGACCTGTCGCGCTCCACCTCGCTGGTAGCCTCCGACAACGCGCTGCGGGCCACCTACTTCCCCACGCGCAACCCGGTCACCGACTTCAACGGGCACGGCACCAACGTGGCCACGCAGGTCAGCAGCAAGGCCTTCGCGCTGGCCGGCGTGACCTCGCGCACCACGCTCATCGGGGTGAAGGTGCTGAGCCGCACCGGCGGCGGCACGGTGGGCACTACCCTGAACGGCGTGCTGTGGGCGGCCGACCACGGCGCCAACGTGGCCAACATGAGCCTGGGCGGCGGCTTCGCCAAGGCGGGCAACGGCCAGCTGGTGTCCATCATCAACCGCGTGTTCAACTACGCCAACCGCCAGGGCATGCTGATCGTGGTGTCGGCGTCGAACGACGCCGCGGACCTGGACCACGACGGCAACCTGATGGTCACCTACTGCAACACGCCGCACGTGATCTGCGTGTCGGCGGTGGGGCCCGAGACGGCCACCGCGAACGGTGACCACTTCTCGTACTACAGCAACTTCGGCCGCTCGGCCATCACCGTGGCGGCCCCCGGCGGCAACGCCGACGCGGCGCACGCGTTCGCGGCCTCGGCCTGGCCGTGGGGCACCGACATCGCGTCGTGGGTGTGGTCGTACTGCCCCAAGAACCGCATCGCGGGGCTCACCCCGGCCGGCGTGCCCATCCTGACCACCTGCGCGGCGGGGAACCGGCTGAGCGGCTTCATCGGCACCAGCCAGGCGTCGCCGCACGTGGCGGGGCTGGCGGCGCTGCTGATGGCCGAGACCGGCAACACCAACCCGGCCTACATCAAGAACCGCCTGGTGTCGTCGGCGCTGGACCTGGGCGAGCCGGGCACCGACCCGTTCTACGGCCACGGCCGCATCGACGTGGCCAGCGCGCTCGGCCTGTAG